One Bosea sp. 685 DNA segment encodes these proteins:
- a CDS encoding YcgN family cysteine cluster protein: MTEKSPPTEPFWRTTSLEEMSKEQWESLCDGCGRCCLIKLEDEDSGEILATNVGCRLFDAGSCRCKDYPNRSSIVPDCITLTPAAVRTLRWLPPTCAYRLVATGRDLPWWHPLVSGDPHTVVEAGVSVKGRVSGSEDEVSEDDMPERIVAWPLRWPRAAKRNPG, translated from the coding sequence ATGACCGAGAAGTCTCCCCCGACCGAGCCTTTCTGGCGCACGACCTCGCTCGAGGAGATGAGCAAGGAGCAATGGGAATCGCTCTGCGACGGTTGCGGCCGCTGCTGCCTGATCAAGCTCGAGGATGAGGATAGCGGCGAGATCCTCGCGACCAATGTCGGCTGCCGCCTGTTCGATGCCGGCTCCTGCCGCTGCAAGGACTACCCCAACCGCTCCAGCATCGTACCCGATTGCATCACACTGACGCCGGCCGCGGTGCGCACGCTGCGCTGGCTGCCGCCGACCTGCGCCTACCGGCTGGTCGCGACGGGGCGCGATCTGCCCTGGTGGCATCCGCTGGTCTCGGGCGATCCGCACACCGTGGTCGAGGCGGGCGTGTCGGTGAAAGGGCGCGTCTCCGGCAGCGAGGACGAGGTCTCCGAGGATGACATGCCGGAGCGGATCGTCGCCTGGCCGCTGCGCTGGCCGCGCGCGGCAAAGCGCAACCCAGGCTGA